TCCGGCCAAGGTAGGAAAAGAAGTAGCGGGAGTTCCGATCCATTCCATCGACAACATTGTAGCGGAGCTTCAGGAAAGTGATGTAGAAGTCGCCATCCTGACCGTTCCAGTGGGCTCTGCCCAGTTTATTGCCGACCAGCTCGTTCAGGCTGGGATCAAAGGCATCTTGAACTTTACACCTGCGCGCCTGACACTGCCGGCAGAGATCAGGGTGCATCATATTGATTTAGCAGTGGAATTGCAGTCTTTGATTTATTTTATGAAACATTACCCATCAGTTGATTTATAGATTTTCCATTTTGCAGTAAAGGAGGTGTCTGGAATGATTGGAGCAGGTAGTGCAGTTTTTATCGCCGCGGCCGCATTAGTCGTATTTGGACCGAAAAAGCTTCCGGAACTTGGACGGGCAGCAGGAAAAACGTTAAGAGAATTTAAAAATGCGACACAGGGACTCATGGATGATCATGATAACGACAAGAAAGAAAAAGAGTCTCTCCAAAACGAACAGAAGTAGCAGTTAGGATGAACAAAATGTCAGATAAAAACATGCCGGTCTACGACCATTTGGGTGAATTAAGAAACCGTATCGTTATTACGGCCGTTTTCTTTTTTCTCTTTATGGTTGTGGGTCTCTTTTTTGCCAAGCCCGTCATTGTTTATTTGCAAAGTGACAATGTAGCAAAAGACATCCAGATGAACGCGTTTAATCTTACCGATCCTCTGAAGGTATATATAGATTTTGCTTTTATTATTGCGCTTTTGCTTTCCCTGCCGGTGGCGCTCTATCAAATATGGGCTTTTATCAGTCCCGGTCTTTTTGAAAATGAAAGAAAAGTAACACTCTCTTACATTCCGATTTCCTTTCTGCTGTTTGCAGCCGGACTGAGCTTCGGCTACTTCATTCTGTTTCCGCTCGTCGTTCATTTCATGTCGAACATTGCGAATTCGCTGAATGTCGAAGGGGAATATGGGATTAACGAGTATTTTTCATTTTTGTTTAGTTTAATACTGCCGTTTGGTTTGTTGTTTCAGTTTCCGGTCCTTGTCATGTTCTTAACAAGGCTTGGGCTTGTGACTCCTCATTTTTTACGAAAGATCAGGAGATTCGCTTATTTTGGAATTATCGTTGTGGCGGGTCTGATCAGTCCTCCAGAGCTGATTTCACACTTGACCATCACCGTTCCGCTCATCATTCTGTATGAGATCAGTATTTTAATTTCGGCGAATGCCTATAAAAAGCGGCTGAAAGCAGAAGAAGAGGCTATGCTTGATCTTGAATTGGAAAAGACACATCTCGATTAATGAGGTGTGTTTTTTTACTAGAAAGCTTTGCATAGATGTAATGTCTAGCTCCAGCGTCCAAGTCCTCGAGGTCGCTTCACTCTTACTTCACAACACAAAAAGCGTGTTGCTGTGCAAGAGCTCCAGCGCTTGTCGGACTTTAGCAGGGCGCTTGCGCTTTTCTAGATGGAGGTAATAAATCATGCACTATAATGTTATTGTCATTGGAGCCGGTTCTATGGGAATGGCGGCAGGATCTTTTTTATCGAAGAGCGGGAAAAGAACCTTATTGTTAGATTCATATGATCCACCGCACAACAAAGGCAGCCACCACGGGGATACAAGAATGATGAGGTATGCGTACGCAGAGGGAGAAGAGTATGTTCCGTTCGTTCTGAAAGCACGGGAGTTGTGGAGAGTTCTGGAGAAAGAGACAGGCAAAGAGCTGTTTCTTCAAACAGGCGTCTTGAATGCCGGGGATCATCAATCCAAATTCGTTAAGAACATTATCTCCAGTTCAAAGACTTATTCTCTGCCTCTTGAAGTGTTGTCTTCGCATGAAGTGAATGAGCGGTGGCCGGGAATGACATTGCCTGAAAACTATATAGGATGCTATGAGCCAACGTCCGGAGTGCTAAAATGCGAGGAATGTATTGAAGCTTATCGAGAGCTTGCAGAAAAGTACGGAGCAGAGATTCTGACCAATCAGAAGGTTAAAGAACTGTATATCCAAGGCGAGAAAGTAACCGTTAAGACGGAGGAACAGACATTTTCTTCAGATGCCCTGGTTGTTTCGGCAGGAGCATGGTCTGGGCCACTACTTGCCAAGCTAAAGCTGAATCTTCCTCTTACACCGGTGAGAAAAACATTTGCCTGGTTCGATGCCCATGAAGAATTGTATAACTCTCAATCCTTTCCATCCTTTGCTGTAGATACACTTCAAGGTCTTTATTATGGCTTTCCAAGCATCAACGGTTCGGGGCTAAAGACGGGGCGGCATGATGGAGGAGACCGAATCAATCCGGATGAGCCATTAGCTCTTTTTGGTGAACAAGAGGAAGATGAATCCGATCTTGCTGGTTTTTTGAACCGCTATATGCCTGAAAGCGGGCCGTTGAAATTCGGTAAAACCTGTATGTACACTATGACGCCAGATGAAAAATTCATCATCGATTTACATCCGAACCATTCTAACGTGGCCATTGCCTCAGGCTTTTCAGGACATGGTTTTAAATTCAGCTCTGTAGTAGGCCAGGTTTTAAGCGAATTAATCATAGCGGGAAAGAGTGAACAAGATATTTCTTCATTCTCCATCCGCCGATTTGAAAAGAAGTAAAAAAACCGGTTCCTTTAAAAGAGGACCGGCTTTTGTGTTATTTCTTATATTTTTTAATGTGGCGGTGCAGCCTGTAGTACTTGATCGCATTGGCAAAATCAAAGGTCGCCACAAGCATGGTGATCAGGGTCCAGATCCCGGTGACGCCGTATTCGTTGGAATAATGGATGGCGAGCCAGGTGAAAAGGATGCCCATGACGGTATATAAACCGCTCATAAAAAATGGTGATGTTCTCATTAGAAAAGTCCCCCAATAATCATCTGCATTTTCTCCGCTTTATCCTGCAAGTCATTGATCTTATCAGCAAAAACCACCTGTACGAGCATGACGAGGGTATTCATGGAGACATGGGCGACAATGGGAACGAGCAAGCGTTTTGTCCGTACATACAGGAATGCAAATACAAATCCCATGGCTGTATAAACGAGCAGATGGGTGAAATCAAAGTGTACCGCTGCGAAAATCAGTGAGCTGATAAGCGCTGCGATCACAAAGTTAAACCGTTTATACAGGCTCCCGAAAATAATTTTTCGGAAAATGATCTCTTCCAGGATCGGACCGGCAATGGAGGTCACGACCATAAAGTAAGGAGTGAGTTTCGCAATCTTAACAAGCATTTGAGTATTTTCAGAGCCTGGCTTAATGCCAAGCAGGTTTATTTCAATAAGTCCGGCAACGATCTGCGCCCCATAAGCCATAAAGATTCCAATTATGGCCCAACCGACGGCGGATGAACGGGATACGCGTCCTCCTCGTAAAGACGGGTCTTTCATATCGGGAATGAGGAGAAGAAGAACAATTAAGAGAGCAGCGAGAAAGCTGATGGTTCCCCAAAGTCCGGCCCAGTGATCTCTGGGAATGCCAAGAGAGTTCAAGAGGGGGTAACCGACATAGCCTGACAGCTGCATCAGTACATAAGTGAGTACAATCCATAAGTAACGCTTCGTCAATGTATATTACTCCTTTAGTTAGGTTCGGTATGGTCATGTCTTCAGCATTCCCATGTATCTCCCTATTCTAACATAGATTGCTTGAAAACATGGCATGGGACCCCCTTCATAAATTTTTCGTAAAATCATCAGGTCTATACTTGCAAAGAGGAAAAAAATTATTTATTATAGGAAATGGAGTTAGCACTCGTTAAATCAGAGTGCTAATAAATTTAAACTTTCTATTATTTTGAGGAGGGTGTTTCACTTGTTAAAGCCACTAGGTGATCGTATTGTGATTGAGCTTGTAGAAGGTGAAGAAAAGACTGCAAGCGGAATCGTTTTACCAGACTCTGCAAAGGAAAAGCCGCAAGAAGGCAAAGTTGTTGCAGTAGGTACAGGCCGCGTAACTGAGCAAGGAGAACGCGTAGCGCTAGAAGTCTCTGAGGGAGATTCTATCATCTTTTCAAAATACGCAGGAACAGAAGTGAAGTATCAAGGTAAAGAGTACCTTATTCTTCGTGAAACAGACGTTTTAGCTGTAATCGGCTAATTCTAACCATTAACAGATAAGCTACATAGACAGCTTTATGAAAGCTGCATCGATAGCTTTTAAATTTACGAACTTTAAAATTATGGGAGGGTTTTACACATGGCTAAAGACATTAAGTTCAGTGAAGACGCTCGTCGCGCAATGCTTCGCGGTGTAGATGCACTTGCAAATGCAGTAAAAGTAACGCTTGGACCAAAAGGACGCAACGTCGTTCTAGAGAAAAAATTCGGTTCACCTCTTATTACGAATGATGGTGTAACCATCGCGAAAGAAATCGAACTCGAAGATGCTTTCGAAAACATGGGTGCGAAATTGGTTGCTGAAGTAGCAAGCAAAACAAACGATGTTGCCGGTGACGGAACTACAACAGCGACTGTTCTTGCTCAAGCCATGATCCGTGAAGGATTGAAAAACGTAACTTCCGGCGCTAACCCAATGGTTCTTCGCAAAGGAATTGAAAAAGCTACAGCAGTAGCTGTTCAAGAACTTCAAAAGATCTCCAAGCCGATCGAAGGCAAAGAGTCTATCGCTCAAGTTGCTGCCATCTCTGCAGCTGACGATGAAGTAGGCCAATTGATCGCTGAAGCAATGGAGCGCGTTGGTAACGACGGCGTTATCACAATCGAAGAATCTAAAGGATTCACAACGGAGCTTGAAGTGGTTGAAGGTATGCAGTTCGACCGTGGATATGCATCTCCATACATGGTAACCAACTCTGACAAAATGGAAGCGGTTCTTGAGAATCCTTACATCTTGATCACAGACAAAAAGATCACAAACATCCAGGAAATCCTTCCTGTATTAGAGCAAGTAGTTCAACAAGGCAAGCCATTATTGCTTGTTGCTGAAGATGTTGAAGGTGAAGCTCTTGCTACATTAGTAGTAAACAAACTTCGCGGAACATTCAACGCAGTAGCTGTTAAAGCTCCTGGCTTCGGTGACCGCCGTAAAGCTATGCTTGAAGACATCGCGATCCTTACTGGCGGTGAAGTGATTACTGAAGAGCTAGGACTTGACCTTAAGTCTGCGAACATCACCCAACTCGGAACAGCTTCTAAAGTTGTTGTAACGAAAGAAAACACAACAATCGTTGAAGGTGCTGGCGAGTCTGATAAAATCGCAGGCCGCGTAACACAAATCCGTTCTCAATTAGAAGAAACTACTTCTGAGTTCGATAAAGAAAAACTTCAAGAGCGTTTGGCTAAATTAGCAGGCGGAGTAGCCGTTATCAAAGTTGGTGCAGCTACAGAAACTGAGTTGAAAGAGCGTAAACTTCGTATTGAAGATGCCCTAAACTCTACTCGTGCAGCAGTAGAAGAAGGAATCGTATCCGGTGGTGGTACAGCACTAGTGAACGTTGTTCGTGCACTTGCAGCTGTTGAAACTTCCGGAGATGAAGCAACTGGTGTTAAAATCGTTCTTCGCGCATTGGAAGAGCCAGTTCGCCAAATCGCACACAACGCGGGTCTTGAAGGATCTGTAGTTGTTGAACGCTTGAAAAACGAAGAAATCGGAATCGGATTCAACGCTGCTACTGGCGAATGGGTAAACATGTTCGAATCCGGTATCGTTGACCCAACGAAAGTAACTCGTTCTGCACTTCAAAACGCTGCATCTGTATCAGCTATGTTCCTAACAACAGAAGCTGTTATCGCTGACAAGCCAGAAGAAAACGCTGGCGGCGGCGGAATGCCTGACATGGGTGGAATGGGCATGGGCGGAATGGGCGGCATGATGTAAGGCTTTTAAGCCAAACATTGGAGAGATAGCTTAGGTTATTTCTCCGCCCCTTTTCTACTCATATTTCACTCATTTTGTGAAGTAGTCATGCAGATCATTTACATCAAAAGCAAAAACCACTTCCTATGAAAATTAGGGAGTGGTTTTTTGTGTTGTTAAAATTTGTGTCCAATTGGTTGATGCAAAAGAAAAGGACTCCCAGTAACTCGGGAATCCTTTTTTAGATCAGTTTTATGTGATTTCAACGTCTTAATCTTGAAATGGTTTTTTCGGGCTACCTCTCCCTAAGTTAATTATAGCATATAAAAAATGGTAAAAATAGACTATTTATTGTTATTTACTGCTGATAAAATACAATAGAATTTTAATTTGTTTTGTTAAGAGGGATAAGTATATCAAAGAAACCAAATTCAATGGTTAGGGGAGATCTAGCATGAGTCCTTTGGTTCTCGGTTTTCAGGAAATGGAAAAAACAGAGCTATTGCTCGTTGGCGGGAAAGGGTTAAATTTAGGGGAATTATCAAAAATTCAAGAAATACAAGTTCCTGAAGGGTTTTGTGTGACAACAGAAGGGTACCAAAAAGCCATTGAACAAAACAAAACCTTTCAAGCTTTGCTGGATGAGCTGACAAAGCTAAAAGCCGAGGATCGAGATCAAATTGGTGAAATCAGCAAACAGATTCGACAAATCATTATGGAAGCAGAGATTCCTTCAGATGTTGTGAATGCCTTTGCTGATTATCTCTCTCGGTTTGGAGATGAACATGCTTATTCCGTTCGTTCCAGTGCGACCGCTGAAGATCTGCCATATGCCTCTTTTGCTGGCCAGCAAGACACCTATTTGAATATCATCGGAAAAGAAGCAATCCTGCAGCATATCAGCAAATGCTGGGCATCCTTATTTACAGATCGGGCGGTCATCTACCGTATTCAGAATGGATTTGACCACAGACAGGTTTATCTATCCGTTATCGTTCAAAGGATGGTTTTCCCTAAAGCTTCAGGAGTTCTATTTACCGCTGATCCGATGACCTCTAACCGAAAGCTGCTATCCATCGATGCCAGTTTTGGTCTTGGAGAAGCACTGGTCTCCGGCTTGGTCTCTCCCGATTGTTATAAGGTACAGGATGGGGAGATCGTCGATAAAAGGATAGCGGCCAAAAAGTTGGCCATCTATGGACGAAAAGAAGGCGGAACGGAGACTCAGATGATCGATCCTGATCAGCAAAAGACTCAAACACTTACTGACCAACAGATTTTACAGCTGGAACGCGTGGGAAGACAGATCGAAGCTTATTTTGGCAGCCCGCAAGATATCGAATGGTGCCTGGCTGATGATACCTTCTACATCGTTCAAAGCCGACCCATTACGACGTTATACCCTATTCCAGAAGCGGATGATCATGAAAATCACGTCTATATCTCTGTCGGCCATCAGCAAATGATGACCGATGCCATCAAACCATTGGGACTGTCGTTTTTCCTGTTAGTTACTCCAGCCCCGATGCGAAGAGCTGGCGGAAGATTATTTGTTGATGCGACACAGCGCTTGGCTTCACCTGGAAGTCGGAACGGTCTGCTACAGGCCATGGGCCAGCACGATCCGTTGATGAAGGACGCACTGATGACCGTCATCGAGCGAGAACATTTTATAAAATTAATACCAGATGACGAAAGTGCACAAGGTCAAAAGAACCCTGGTAAACCTGCCGCTGTTCCAGCACCAAACGAAGGCGATCCGACCATCGTTACGGAGTTGATCCAGAAAAGCCAAGCATCGATTGAAGAGTTAAAACACAACATCCAAGCCAAATCGGGATCGGATTTAATGGATTTTATTCAGGAAGATATCCAGGAATTAAAAAAGATCTTATTTGACCCACAAAGTACAGCTGTTTTTATGGCAGCTTTCGAGGCTTCAGCTTGGCTCAATAATCACATCGAACAGTGGCTGGGTGAAAAAAATGCAGCTGACACGCTATCTCAATCTGTACCAAACAATATTACTTCGGAAATGGGTTTGGCATTAATGGATGTCGCCGATGTGATTCGTCCTTATCCAGAAGTCATTGAGTATCTGCAACAGGTAAAAGATGAACATTTTTTGGATGAACTTGTCCAGTTTGAAGGAGGACAACAAACCCGGGACGCCCTCCATCATTATCTCAACAAATACGGAATGAGATGTGCCGGAGAGATCGATATTACGAGAAGCCGTTGGAGCGAGAAACCAACAACACTTGTCCCCTTGATCCTCAATAACATCAAAAACTTTGAACCGAATGCCAGTCATCAAAGATTTGAGCAAGGGCGACAGGAAGCCTTGAAAAAAGAACAGGAGTTAATAGATCGATTGAAGCAATTGCCGGATGGTAAACAAAAAGCCAAAGAGACAAAACGAATGATTCGCATCATCCGGAATTTCATTGGTTATCGTGAATATCCAAAATACGGCATGGTCAATCGCTATTTTGTATATAAGCAGGCGTTACTGAAAGAAGCCGAACAACTCGTCCAAGACAATGTGATTCATGAAAAAGAAGATATCTACTATCTCACGTTTGAAGAACTTGCCGATGTTGTACGCACAAATAAACTGGATGAACAGATCATCAGCAAACGAAAAGACGAGTACAAATTATATGAAAAACTAACTCCCCCTCGTGTGATCACGTCTGATGGTGAGATTATTACAGGTAAGTACAAACGAGAAAATATTCCAGCAAAAGCGATTGCAGGTCTGCCTGTTTCTTCTGGAGTGATAGAGGGGCGGGCACGTGTCATCTTAAACATGGAAGATGCTGATCTGGAAGAGGGAGATATATTGGTCACTTCCTTTACTGACCCTAGCTGGACACCATTGTTTGTATCCTTAAAAGGTCTGGTTACCGAGGTTGGTGGACTGATGACCCATGGAGCAGTTATCGCACGTGAATATGGCTTACCAGCAGTTGTCGGGGTGGAAAATGCTACCGAACTGATAAGAGACGGGCAGCAAATTCGCGTGCATGGGACAGAAGGATACATTGAAATATTATAATGGAATGACCATTAGGATGAAGAGGTAAGTCTGAAAAGCCGCCAAAATTTGATTTGGCGGCTTTTCATGATTACAGCAACATAAGGTTTTTTGCTTTTACTGTTATTTATTCAATTCAACCGTTTCATTCACATCTGCCGATTCAGCATCTTGTCCTGTTATTCGTTTAAACATAAACGCGATTCTCTTCGTAAAACTACCAGTTTCCCAATATTCGGCTGCTTCCGTTTTTATTTTTATCAAGACAATGTTGGGATCATCATAAGTTGTTTGCATAATTTTGTCATAGGCGAATCCCCACAATTCCTTTTTCTTTTCTAAATCCTCAACGATTTCCGCTCTTCCTCGTATGGAAACATAGGATTTACCTGCATAAGCCACATTAACTTCTTGATTGTGTGTAATTTCCTCGTATTTATTTGTTTCTTTTTTCGTGAAAAACCATAAGTCGCCATCAAACTCTACTTCTTGGGTTTTCATTGGACGAGAAACAAGCCCTTCTTCCGTTACCGTGGTCAGCATGGCTGTGTCTATGTCTTTGATTAACTCTCTTACTGTTTCCAGTTCTTTTTGATTCATCGTGTTAGACATTTCCCTCACCTCGTAAAAGTTTAATAGTGGTATATTACCCTTTACACCAACTTTTACTCTGGTATGGCCTAAACGAAAACTTGTATTTGAAATCAATTCATATGATCGTTACTCAGGAATTTTCCGCGCCGTAACAGCCAGCCTGTTCCAGGAGTTGATTACGACGATCTGCATAATGATTTCGGACAGTTGCTTTTCATCAAAATATTGTGCAGCGTCATTGTAGACATCATCAGGAACATGTGACTCTGCGACGAGGGTTACAGCTTCTGTCAAAGCAAGAACCGCCCGTTCTTCCGGGGTAAAATAAGGGGTTTCACGCCAAGCGTTTAATGCGTAAATTCGCTGTTCGGTTTCCCCTAATTCACGCGCTTCCTTTGTATGCATATTTAGGCAGAATGCGCAGCCGTTAATTTGTGATGCTCGGATTTTGATCAGTTCCTTTAGCTTTTTATCAATGCTCGTGCGGTCTACATATTTCTCAACTGCAAGCATCGCTTGTAATGCCCCAGGCTCCACGTCTTCCATTCGAATTCTTTCTTTCATTTTTATTCCCTCCATAAGCTTTTTTGTCTGACACCTACAAGACGAAACAGCCAAATGGTTTGTGACAAAAATAAAAAAGGGGCTGTCCTGAAAGTCGAAAATTGACCTTCAGCAGCTCCTTTTTGGCTTGAAAATCTTCAATGAAAAGTTGATTGAAGTGGAAGGTGCGAGACTCCTCGAAAATGAACTTCACATTTTCTTCGTGCGATATAACGCTGCCGAAGCTTTCCTTGTCCTGCGGGACTAGCGTGGCAGGTGAGACTCCCGCAGGCGCTAGCGCCAAGAGGCTCACCGCACGCCCCGCGGAAAGCGAGCACCCTGGAACGGAAATTAACAGCTTACAGACTTCTTGGACAGCCCCTTCTTAGTAACCAAAAAAGGGTAATCACTTATTCGTGTTTCTTCTTTGGAGTTTATAAATAATGAAGCAATCCTTTATCAGGTACTGCTCCATAGGGTTCTTTTATGCTTAAATCTATATCACTCTCTGCTTTATCCGAGCAACAATCGGTATAACAATAATACCAGCCACAACAACCTGCAAGAAGTTCCCCGGAATAGACCCAAAAGGCTGAACCCAGTTATGATAAAGGATTACTTCTGCAAAGTAGTATCCAATAATCTTGATCACAAGGGCCGCGACGACGGCCAGGGTGTTAACCAGAACTTTGTTGCCGGGTACTTTTTCGGATATGAGGCCGGCTGCATATCCCATTGCTCCTGCGATAACGAAGGTAAACGGTGCCCACACCGTCCACGGGGAGAGGAGGTCAAATAAACCCATTCCGACTGCGCCTGCAATGGCACCTGTTTTTCTGCCGAAAACAAATGCCGCTACAAATAGAGGAACGTTACCCAGATGAATTAATCCTCCGTTACCCATGATCGGAAGTTTGAAGTTAATGTACGTTGCCACAAAAGTCAATCCGATGAAAAGGGCATTGATGACTAATGCTCTTGTTTTTGTGGATGCTATCGATGATGATGTTGTATTCACATAATTACCTCTTTCATTTATATTTCAGCCTAGCAGCTTTTTTATTCGTTATGGTGTGAAATCTCCCACTCATCTATTATAGCCACCTCTCACGCTTAAGAAAATAGTAAAATGCAATAACCCTTAAGCCTGATAAAAAGGACAAGTACCATAGATAGTATATTTTGGGTTTTCCAGAAGGAGAGGGTTAAGCTGTCACAGCTGCTGCCTTTAATGCTTGAGCGGGCGGGTGTTC
This genomic stretch from Fictibacillus marinisediminis harbors:
- a CDS encoding carboxymuconolactone decarboxylase family protein — protein: MKERIRMEDVEPGALQAMLAVEKYVDRTSIDKKLKELIKIRASQINGCAFCLNMHTKEARELGETEQRIYALNAWRETPYFTPEERAVLALTEAVTLVAESHVPDDVYNDAAQYFDEKQLSEIIMQIVVINSWNRLAVTARKIPE
- the tatC gene encoding twin-arginine translocase subunit TatC, whose translation is MSDKNMPVYDHLGELRNRIVITAVFFFLFMVVGLFFAKPVIVYLQSDNVAKDIQMNAFNLTDPLKVYIDFAFIIALLLSLPVALYQIWAFISPGLFENERKVTLSYIPISFLLFAAGLSFGYFILFPLVVHFMSNIANSLNVEGEYGINEYFSFLFSLILPFGLLFQFPVLVMFLTRLGLVTPHFLRKIRRFAYFGIIVVAGLISPPELISHLTITVPLIILYEISILISANAYKKRLKAEEEAMLDLELEKTHLD
- the ppsA gene encoding phosphoenolpyruvate synthase produces the protein MSPLVLGFQEMEKTELLLVGGKGLNLGELSKIQEIQVPEGFCVTTEGYQKAIEQNKTFQALLDELTKLKAEDRDQIGEISKQIRQIIMEAEIPSDVVNAFADYLSRFGDEHAYSVRSSATAEDLPYASFAGQQDTYLNIIGKEAILQHISKCWASLFTDRAVIYRIQNGFDHRQVYLSVIVQRMVFPKASGVLFTADPMTSNRKLLSIDASFGLGEALVSGLVSPDCYKVQDGEIVDKRIAAKKLAIYGRKEGGTETQMIDPDQQKTQTLTDQQILQLERVGRQIEAYFGSPQDIEWCLADDTFYIVQSRPITTLYPIPEADDHENHVYISVGHQQMMTDAIKPLGLSFFLLVTPAPMRRAGGRLFVDATQRLASPGSRNGLLQAMGQHDPLMKDALMTVIEREHFIKLIPDDESAQGQKNPGKPAAVPAPNEGDPTIVTELIQKSQASIEELKHNIQAKSGSDLMDFIQEDIQELKKILFDPQSTAVFMAAFEASAWLNNHIEQWLGEKNAADTLSQSVPNNITSEMGLALMDVADVIRPYPEVIEYLQQVKDEHFLDELVQFEGGQQTRDALHHYLNKYGMRCAGEIDITRSRWSEKPTTLVPLILNNIKNFEPNASHQRFEQGRQEALKKEQELIDRLKQLPDGKQKAKETKRMIRIIRNFIGYREYPKYGMVNRYFVYKQALLKEAEQLVQDNVIHEKEDIYYLTFEELADVVRTNKLDEQIISKRKDEYKLYEKLTPPRVITSDGEIITGKYKRENIPAKAIAGLPVSSGVIEGRARVILNMEDADLEEGDILVTSFTDPSWTPLFVSLKGLVTEVGGLMTHGAVIAREYGLPAVVGVENATELIRDGQQIRVHGTEGYIEIL
- a CDS encoding twin-arginine translocase TatA/TatE family subunit, translated to MIGAGSAVFIAAAALVVFGPKKLPELGRAAGKTLREFKNATQGLMDDHDNDKKEKESLQNEQK
- a CDS encoding pyridoxamine 5'-phosphate oxidase family protein codes for the protein MSNTMNQKELETVRELIKDIDTAMLTTVTEEGLVSRPMKTQEVEFDGDLWFFTKKETNKYEEITHNQEVNVAYAGKSYVSIRGRAEIVEDLEKKKELWGFAYDKIMQTTYDDPNIVLIKIKTEAAEYWETGSFTKRIAFMFKRITGQDAESADVNETVELNK
- the groL gene encoding chaperonin GroEL (60 kDa chaperone family; promotes refolding of misfolded polypeptides especially under stressful conditions; forms two stacked rings of heptamers to form a barrel-shaped 14mer; ends can be capped by GroES; misfolded proteins enter the barrel where they are refolded when GroES binds) yields the protein MAKDIKFSEDARRAMLRGVDALANAVKVTLGPKGRNVVLEKKFGSPLITNDGVTIAKEIELEDAFENMGAKLVAEVASKTNDVAGDGTTTATVLAQAMIREGLKNVTSGANPMVLRKGIEKATAVAVQELQKISKPIEGKESIAQVAAISAADDEVGQLIAEAMERVGNDGVITIEESKGFTTELEVVEGMQFDRGYASPYMVTNSDKMEAVLENPYILITDKKITNIQEILPVLEQVVQQGKPLLLVAEDVEGEALATLVVNKLRGTFNAVAVKAPGFGDRRKAMLEDIAILTGGEVITEELGLDLKSANITQLGTASKVVVTKENTTIVEGAGESDKIAGRVTQIRSQLEETTSEFDKEKLQERLAKLAGGVAVIKVGAATETELKERKLRIEDALNSTRAAVEEGIVSGGGTALVNVVRALAAVETSGDEATGVKIVLRALEEPVRQIAHNAGLEGSVVVERLKNEEIGIGFNAATGEWVNMFESGIVDPTKVTRSALQNAASVSAMFLTTEAVIADKPEENAGGGGMPDMGGMGMGGMGGMM
- a CDS encoding CPBP family intramembrane glutamic endopeptidase gives rise to the protein MTKRYLWIVLTYVLMQLSGYVGYPLLNSLGIPRDHWAGLWGTISFLAALLIVLLLLIPDMKDPSLRGGRVSRSSAVGWAIIGIFMAYGAQIVAGLIEINLLGIKPGSENTQMLVKIAKLTPYFMVVTSIAGPILEEIIFRKIIFGSLYKRFNFVIAALISSLIFAAVHFDFTHLLVYTAMGFVFAFLYVRTKRLLVPIVAHVSMNTLVMLVQVVFADKINDLQDKAEKMQMIIGGLF
- a CDS encoding DUF4305 domain-containing protein yields the protein MRTSPFFMSGLYTVMGILFTWLAIHYSNEYGVTGIWTLITMLVATFDFANAIKYYRLHRHIKKYKK
- the solA gene encoding N-methyl-L-tryptophan oxidase; translated protein: MHYNVIVIGAGSMGMAAGSFLSKSGKRTLLLDSYDPPHNKGSHHGDTRMMRYAYAEGEEYVPFVLKARELWRVLEKETGKELFLQTGVLNAGDHQSKFVKNIISSSKTYSLPLEVLSSHEVNERWPGMTLPENYIGCYEPTSGVLKCEECIEAYRELAEKYGAEILTNQKVKELYIQGEKVTVKTEEQTFSSDALVVSAGAWSGPLLAKLKLNLPLTPVRKTFAWFDAHEELYNSQSFPSFAVDTLQGLYYGFPSINGSGLKTGRHDGGDRINPDEPLALFGEQEEDESDLAGFLNRYMPESGPLKFGKTCMYTMTPDEKFIIDLHPNHSNVAIASGFSGHGFKFSSVVGQVLSELIIAGKSEQDISSFSIRRFEKK
- a CDS encoding ECF transporter S component codes for the protein MNTTSSSIASTKTRALVINALFIGLTFVATYINFKLPIMGNGGLIHLGNVPLFVAAFVFGRKTGAIAGAVGMGLFDLLSPWTVWAPFTFVIAGAMGYAAGLISEKVPGNKVLVNTLAVVAALVIKIIGYYFAEVILYHNWVQPFGSIPGNFLQVVVAGIIVIPIVARIKQRVI
- the groES gene encoding co-chaperone GroES, whose translation is MLKPLGDRIVIELVEGEEKTASGIVLPDSAKEKPQEGKVVAVGTGRVTEQGERVALEVSEGDSIIFSKYAGTEVKYQGKEYLILRETDVLAVIG